In Gimesia benthica, a single window of DNA contains:
- a CDS encoding sigma-70 family RNA polymerase sigma factor, which produces MDSNRETTGNPETTAGAVPDEHFVTQLARHHSLIRGFIGTLLPHQTDAEDVFQQTCLVLWRKWQTFDTSQSFAAWACGIAFYEVKNFQRVQSRDRHYFSDEVLSLIAAQQNKSLPESEQRKQALQDCIQKLDNENRKLILDCYHGPQTIQEVADQLGRSRDAIYKKLARLRLKLMDCMQQSLPSTEAGS; this is translated from the coding sequence ATGGACTCAAACCGAGAAACAACCGGAAATCCTGAAACGACGGCAGGCGCCGTGCCTGATGAGCACTTCGTCACTCAGCTGGCCCGGCATCACAGCCTGATCCGGGGCTTTATCGGTACGCTGCTGCCGCACCAGACCGATGCGGAAGATGTGTTCCAGCAAACCTGCCTGGTCCTGTGGCGGAAATGGCAGACCTTCGATACGTCTCAGAGTTTTGCTGCCTGGGCCTGCGGGATCGCTTTCTACGAGGTGAAGAACTTCCAACGGGTTCAGAGCCGGGACCGTCATTATTTCTCCGATGAAGTCCTCTCGCTGATCGCAGCCCAGCAGAATAAGTCACTGCCGGAGTCAGAACAGCGGAAACAGGCTCTGCAGGACTGCATTCAGAAACTGGACAATGAGAACCGAAAACTGATTCTCGACTGTTACCATGGCCCACAGACGATTCAGGAAGTTGCTGATCAGCTGGGCCGCTCCCGCGATGCGATCTACAAAAAGCTCGCCCGTCTGCGTCTGAAACTCATGGACTGCATGCAGCAGTCACTACCATCCACGGAGGCAGGCTCATGA
- a CDS encoding outer membrane protein assembly factor BamB family protein has protein sequence MSASHLRCLFSAACLLALVLTAPVRVSAEEPYWNQFRGPHADGTSEATGLPTTWSEKENIVWKTPIHGRAWSSPVVWKDQVWVTTSTKDGKELGVVCVDFNTGKILIDKKIFDVEKPQYIDPSNSHASSTPIIEEGRIYVHYGAYGTACLDTKNGNILWERRDYPCNHWRGAGSSPIIYQNLLILQYDGYDYQYIVALDKETGKEVWKKDRDIEYGTKNGDSKKAFATPRVIEYEGRVQLISPAAKATVSYNPLTGEEYWKFYYPQHSAANRPLYDGEKIYVGTGFPKAHLYVVNPGGKGNVTDSHVKWVEQKGIPSKPSQLLIDGLIYMIDDKGIASCLDAKDSGKLVWKERMDRSSFSASPIFADGKIYAPDREGVTRVFVPGKEYKELAANQLEEGCVASLAVAGKSLILRTEHFLYRIEDQSAGK, from the coding sequence ATGTCTGCGTCCCACTTACGATGTCTGTTTTCCGCCGCCTGTCTGCTGGCTCTGGTTCTGACTGCCCCGGTTCGTGTCTCGGCTGAGGAACCTTACTGGAACCAGTTCCGAGGCCCCCATGCGGACGGCACATCGGAAGCGACCGGACTCCCCACGACCTGGAGCGAGAAAGAGAATATCGTCTGGAAGACGCCGATTCACGGACGGGCCTGGTCGTCTCCCGTCGTCTGGAAAGATCAGGTCTGGGTCACGACTTCAACCAAGGACGGGAAAGAGCTGGGAGTGGTCTGTGTCGATTTCAACACTGGTAAGATTCTGATCGACAAGAAAATCTTCGACGTGGAGAAGCCACAGTATATTGATCCGAGTAACTCACACGCCTCGAGTACCCCGATCATCGAAGAGGGACGGATCTATGTGCATTACGGTGCGTATGGAACCGCCTGCCTGGATACGAAGAACGGAAATATCCTCTGGGAACGCCGCGATTATCCCTGCAATCACTGGCGGGGTGCGGGGTCGTCACCCATCATTTACCAGAACCTGCTGATCCTGCAGTATGATGGTTACGATTACCAGTACATCGTCGCACTGGATAAAGAGACCGGCAAAGAGGTGTGGAAAAAAGATCGCGACATTGAATACGGAACCAAGAATGGCGATTCCAAAAAAGCTTTCGCCACACCCCGGGTGATTGAATACGAGGGACGCGTGCAGCTGATCAGCCCGGCGGCGAAAGCAACCGTTTCCTATAACCCGCTGACGGGAGAAGAGTACTGGAAGTTCTATTATCCCCAGCACTCCGCCGCCAATCGTCCGCTGTATGATGGAGAGAAGATCTACGTCGGTACCGGTTTCCCGAAAGCCCATCTGTATGTCGTCAATCCGGGTGGTAAAGGGAACGTGACTGATTCGCACGTCAAATGGGTCGAACAGAAGGGGATTCCTTCCAAGCCGTCACAACTGCTGATCGACGGCCTGATCTATATGATCGACGATAAGGGCATCGCGTCGTGCCTGGATGCTAAGGACTCCGGCAAGCTGGTCTGGAAAGAACGGATGGACCGCAGTTCGTTTTCAGCCTCTCCCATTTTTGCAGATGGAAAGATCTATGCTCCGGACCGTGAAGGAGTCACACGGGTGTTTGTGCCCGGAAAAGAGTACAAGGAACTGGCTGCGAACCAGCTGGAGGAAGGCTGTGTGGCATCGCTGGCGGTCGCTGGTAAGTCGTTGATCCTGCGCACCGAGCATTTCCTGTATCGGATTGAAGATCAGTCTGCGGGTAAATAA
- a CDS encoding carboxypeptidase-like regulatory domain-containing protein, whose amino-acid sequence MLTLNLRPVQTGILLAAAALLLPGCGASTEQPDFVSELVPVTGTVTLDGAPLEGVMVNFMPQEGNAIAYGLTDASGKYSLQPQMSGQAEKESSGALPGEYQVYISKLVLPDGTAVPEGLSDAEAEEKGAKQLLPPKYSSPANSSLKATVEKGQTTVDFDLKK is encoded by the coding sequence ATGTTGACTCTCAATTTACGTCCTGTGCAGACAGGAATTCTACTGGCTGCTGCCGCCCTGCTGCTCCCGGGTTGTGGTGCTTCCACCGAACAACCTGATTTTGTCTCTGAACTGGTTCCCGTGACAGGAACTGTGACTTTAGATGGTGCCCCTCTGGAGGGTGTGATGGTCAACTTCATGCCACAGGAGGGAAATGCGATTGCCTACGGTCTGACCGATGCCAGCGGAAAGTATTCGCTGCAGCCGCAGATGTCTGGTCAAGCAGAGAAGGAATCCAGCGGTGCCCTGCCTGGCGAGTACCAGGTTTATATCAGCAAACTGGTTCTCCCCGATGGGACCGCTGTTCCAGAAGGTCTCTCGGATGCGGAAGCCGAAGAAAAGGGAGCCAAACAGCTCCTGCCGCCGAAATACTCGAGCCCGGCGAACAGCAGTCTGAAAGCGACCGTGGAAAAGGGACAGACAACGGTTGATTTTGATTTGAAGAAGTAA
- a CDS encoding 3-hydroxyacyl-ACP dehydratase FabZ family protein, with the protein MNLDEIKACIPHREPFLWLDEVVALDENSIHARKFVSSDLDLFQGHYPDHPVLPGVILCEAAMQAAAVFIAKTDAPSSDKVPVATRLNNTKFRRMVKPGETIDIQVTLSEKMGGAWFFTGKLSVGKETAVRLEFAVTAAEA; encoded by the coding sequence GTGAATCTGGATGAAATCAAAGCCTGTATTCCGCACCGGGAACCTTTTCTGTGGCTCGATGAAGTCGTCGCGCTGGATGAAAACAGCATCCACGCCCGCAAGTTCGTCTCATCCGATCTGGACCTCTTTCAGGGACACTATCCCGATCACCCGGTCCTGCCTGGCGTGATCCTCTGTGAAGCTGCGATGCAGGCTGCCGCTGTCTTCATCGCGAAGACGGATGCCCCGTCCAGCGACAAAGTACCCGTTGCCACCCGGCTGAACAACACCAAGTTCCGCCGGATGGTCAAGCCGGGAGAGACGATTGATATCCAGGTGACTCTCAGTGAAAAAATGGGTGGTGCCTGGTTCTTTACCGGCAAACTCTCGGTTGGCAAAGAGACCGCTGTCCGTCTCGAATTCGCCGTGACCGCAGCCGAGGCTTAA
- a CDS encoding FxsA family protein → MLFRLFLLFTLIPLAELWLLLWFSSLTSPTVTFGLVVVTGILGAWLARKQGAQAWKKIQMNLVQGQQPTGVVLDGLMILIAGAFLITPGIMTDMLGFALLIPPVRELLKVHIGEWLRKKAMLQVQSHASFHSSHAGFQDFGSTQSTVKEEDIIDVEFVRKESSETD, encoded by the coding sequence GTGCTCTTTCGCCTGTTTCTGTTATTCACGCTGATTCCCCTGGCCGAACTCTGGCTGTTGCTCTGGTTCAGTTCGCTGACCAGTCCGACCGTCACGTTTGGCCTGGTCGTCGTTACGGGAATATTGGGTGCCTGGCTGGCACGTAAACAGGGTGCGCAGGCCTGGAAGAAGATCCAGATGAACCTGGTTCAGGGACAGCAGCCAACAGGTGTTGTGCTGGACGGTCTGATGATTCTGATCGCGGGAGCGTTTCTGATCACCCCTGGTATCATGACAGACATGCTCGGATTCGCATTACTGATTCCTCCCGTTCGCGAACTGTTGAAGGTGCATATCGGGGAATGGCTCCGCAAGAAAGCGATGCTGCAAGTCCAGAGTCATGCGAGCTTTCATTCGAGCCACGCCGGCTTCCAAGACTTCGGCAGTACACAGAGCACCGTGAAGGAAGAGGATATCATCGACGTCGAGTTCGTTCGTAAAGAATCCTCAGAAACAGATTGA
- a CDS encoding DUF1559 domain-containing protein, with protein MSRQLRSRKGFTLIELLVVIAIIAILIALLLPAVQQAREAARRSDCRNKLKQLGLALHNYNETHTVFPPSSVAKGLCSSGTAAGNTLNGNGLVLLLPFLDQSALYNQLNFSLAFDDYSPGSAPLPGGGATTNADLVNRRMAIFNCPSDPGPQGIPVSSSYMLPGGSNEHRTNYDFIVYRLSYNHCNNWTNRSPTVRTMFEDGSKCRPRDVTDGMSNTAMMAETRQACCGNGANANWGGRGYTQIGLTLGDMIPNRTVRNSSSYPGGSRDFTPWLGDWGTTGSSHVGGLHVLLGDGAVRFMGDNTDRSIRQNLERIADGNVLGEW; from the coding sequence ATGTCGAGACAACTCCGATCCCGTAAAGGATTTACACTGATCGAACTGCTGGTCGTGATTGCCATTATTGCGATTCTGATTGCTTTGCTGTTACCTGCGGTTCAGCAGGCCCGTGAAGCGGCCCGGCGGTCTGACTGCCGAAACAAGCTGAAACAGCTGGGACTGGCACTGCATAACTACAACGAAACTCATACGGTCTTCCCTCCCAGCTCTGTTGCCAAGGGGCTCTGTTCTTCCGGTACCGCTGCGGGCAATACGCTGAATGGTAATGGACTGGTGTTGCTGCTGCCGTTCCTTGATCAGAGTGCCTTGTATAATCAGCTGAACTTCTCGCTCGCGTTTGACGATTACAGCCCCGGTTCAGCGCCCCTGCCCGGCGGCGGTGCGACCACAAATGCTGACCTCGTGAATCGTAGAATGGCGATCTTCAACTGCCCGTCCGATCCGGGTCCCCAGGGTATTCCGGTCTCCAGCAGTTACATGCTTCCCGGCGGTTCGAACGAACATCGTACGAATTACGACTTCATCGTGTACCGTCTCTCCTACAACCATTGTAATAACTGGACGAACCGTTCCCCCACCGTGCGGACCATGTTCGAAGATGGCAGCAAGTGCCGTCCCCGTGATGTCACCGACGGGATGTCCAACACAGCCATGATGGCAGAAACCCGCCAGGCCTGTTGTGGTAATGGAGCGAACGCCAACTGGGGTGGTCGTGGTTATACACAGATCGGTCTGACCCTGGGCGACATGATCCCCAACCGCACCGTTCGCAACAGCTCCAGCTATCCGGGCGGATCCAGGGACTTCACTCCCTGGCTGGGTGACTGGGGCACGACCGGCAGTTCTCACGTAGGTGGTCTGCATGTGCTGCTGGGTGATGGTGCCGTCCGCTTCATGGGCGACAATACCGATCGTTCCATCCGACAAAACCTGGAGCGGATCGCCGACGGTAACGTTCTCGGCGAATGGTAA
- a CDS encoding acyl carrier protein has protein sequence MAPEQIRSVILDILARIAPDEDLSELDDSVPFRDQMELDSMDFLDIVMELRKLYRVQIPEEDYGELVTMDSTVTYLTPLLKDAESTV, from the coding sequence ATGGCGCCGGAACAAATCAGATCGGTTATCTTGGATATCTTGGCTCGAATTGCTCCCGATGAAGATCTTTCGGAACTCGATGATAGCGTTCCTTTTCGGGATCAGATGGAACTGGACAGCATGGACTTTCTGGATATCGTCATGGAGCTGCGAAAGCTCTATCGCGTGCAGATTCCGGAAGAAGACTACGGCGAACTGGTAACCATGGACAGCACCGTGACCTACCTGACTCCCCTCCTGAAGGATGCTGAAAGCACCGTCTGA
- a CDS encoding phytoene desaturase family protein → MAKDFLKDAKDEYDVIVIGSGLAGMTSANILARQGYSVLLLEHHYQLGGMATWFKRQNGHIFDISLHGFPYGMLKSCRKYWTQEIADNIVPLRGVRFENPQFSLETTFTRDDFTRLLIEKFGIESETVKNFFDTARKMNFFDDQGKTTRELFEEFFPGRDDVVRLLMEPISYANGSTLEDPAITYGIVFSNFMQKGVYTFRGGTDHLVKLIKAEMERNGVDVRIRTQVEKIEVTPDRRVTGVVVNGRRIGCKAIMSNSNIKGTILNLVGEEHFDPEYVEETKAVRLNNSSTQVYIALKPGDELDFCGDLLFHSEHKGFDIKAMLSKEVSSRTFSFYYPETRPGSERSLIVSSTNANFSDWANLPDDQYEADKNHLIETTLDCLEQYVPNIRERVDHLEASTPRTFQRYTQHLQGASFGTKFEGLKVSKELPEQIEGLYHAGSVGIIMSGWLGAVNYGVIVSNDVDKYLTPAAASI, encoded by the coding sequence ATGGCCAAAGACTTTTTGAAAGACGCAAAAGACGAATACGATGTCATCGTCATCGGTAGTGGTCTGGCAGGCATGACCTCCGCCAACATTCTGGCCCGGCAGGGGTACTCCGTGCTGCTGCTGGAACATCATTACCAGTTGGGAGGCATGGCCACCTGGTTCAAACGGCAGAACGGGCACATCTTTGACATCTCTCTCCACGGCTTCCCCTACGGCATGCTTAAGAGCTGCCGCAAATACTGGACCCAGGAGATCGCAGATAACATCGTCCCCCTGCGAGGCGTCCGCTTTGAAAATCCGCAGTTTTCGCTGGAGACCACCTTCACTCGTGATGACTTCACCCGCCTGCTGATCGAAAAATTCGGCATCGAATCCGAAACCGTCAAGAACTTCTTTGATACTGCCCGTAAGATGAACTTCTTCGACGATCAGGGCAAAACCACAAGAGAGCTGTTCGAAGAGTTCTTCCCCGGCCGCGATGATGTCGTCCGCCTGCTCATGGAACCGATCTCCTACGCCAACGGTTCGACCCTCGAAGATCCCGCGATCACCTACGGCATCGTCTTCTCGAACTTCATGCAGAAGGGCGTCTATACCTTCCGCGGCGGTACAGATCACCTGGTCAAACTGATCAAGGCTGAAATGGAACGCAATGGCGTCGATGTCCGCATCCGGACCCAGGTCGAAAAGATCGAAGTCACCCCCGACCGTCGCGTGACTGGCGTGGTGGTCAACGGACGTCGCATTGGCTGTAAGGCCATCATGTCCAACTCGAACATCAAAGGCACCATCCTCAACCTCGTGGGCGAAGAACATTTCGATCCCGAGTACGTCGAGGAAACCAAAGCCGTCCGTCTCAACAACAGCAGTACCCAGGTCTATATCGCGCTCAAGCCGGGCGACGAACTCGATTTCTGCGGCGACCTGCTCTTCCATTCCGAGCACAAAGGCTTCGATATCAAAGCCATGCTCAGTAAAGAGGTTAGTAGCCGTACCTTCTCGTTCTACTATCCCGAAACCCGGCCCGGCAGCGAACGCTCTCTGATCGTCTCGTCGACCAACGCGAATTTCAGCGACTGGGCTAATCTTCCCGACGACCAGTACGAAGCCGATAAGAATCATCTGATCGAGACGACCCTCGACTGCCTCGAACAGTACGTTCCCAACATCCGCGAACGTGTAGACCACCTCGAAGCTTCCACCCCGCGGACCTTCCAACGCTACACGCAGCACCTGCAGGGAGCCTCGTTCGGAACCAAGTTCGAAGGTCTCAAGGTCAGCAAGGAACTGCCAGAACAGATCGAAGGCCTGTACCATGCCGGCTCGGTCGGAATCATCATGTCGGGCTGGCTCGGCGCTGTGAACTACGGCGTGATCGTCAGCAACGACGTTGATAAATACCTGACACCCGCTGCCGCCAGCATCTGA
- a CDS encoding beta-ketoacyl-[acyl-carrier-protein] synthase family protein — protein MDDQSRIVITGIGLTAPNGNNLEEFRQSLLAGRSGVVDYDIRYMGHVLAGVCDFDELRYQKRKEVRRGTRAGSIAVYCANEAVNQSGLDWENVARDRVGVYLGITEHGNVETENEVYEISQFDYDTKVWSHHHNPRTVANNPAGEVTLNLGITGPHLTLGAACAAGNAGFIQGVQMLRLNEVDMALCGGVSESIHTFGIFASFQSQGALAVNEDPTKACRPFDVNRNGIVVAEGGAVCTLERLPDALARGATIYGEIVGYAMNSDASDFVLPNSSRQAECIRLALNRAGLEPSDIDILSSHATATHQGDIEEAKALASVFGDCPNLAINNTKSFIGHAMGAAGALELLGNLPAFDDGIAHATLNLDELDPECKLSQIVANEPRQMEQVECILNNSFGMLGINSVLIVKKYAT, from the coding sequence ATGGATGATCAAAGCCGGATTGTCATTACCGGAATTGGCCTGACAGCTCCGAATGGCAATAACCTGGAGGAATTTCGGCAAAGTCTGCTGGCAGGACGTTCGGGTGTTGTAGATTATGACATTCGTTACATGGGGCATGTCCTCGCGGGTGTCTGTGATTTCGATGAACTGCGCTATCAGAAACGCAAAGAGGTCCGCCGGGGAACGCGTGCGGGCTCTATCGCTGTCTACTGTGCGAACGAAGCCGTCAATCAGTCCGGCCTCGACTGGGAAAATGTCGCCCGCGACCGCGTCGGCGTTTATCTCGGCATTACCGAACATGGCAACGTTGAGACCGAGAACGAAGTCTACGAAATTTCGCAGTTCGATTACGATACAAAAGTCTGGTCGCACCACCATAATCCCCGCACCGTGGCGAATAACCCGGCGGGGGAAGTCACCCTGAATCTGGGTATCACCGGCCCGCACCTCACTCTCGGCGCCGCCTGTGCTGCCGGGAACGCTGGATTTATTCAGGGCGTGCAGATGCTGCGGCTGAATGAAGTCGATATGGCCCTGTGTGGTGGTGTTTCTGAGAGTATTCACACGTTTGGAATCTTCGCCAGCTTCCAGAGCCAGGGCGCTCTGGCCGTCAATGAAGATCCGACCAAAGCCTGTCGCCCCTTTGACGTGAACCGGAACGGCATCGTCGTTGCCGAAGGGGGCGCGGTCTGTACGTTAGAACGTCTTCCCGACGCACTGGCTCGTGGAGCTACTATTTACGGTGAAATCGTCGGCTACGCCATGAATTCCGATGCCAGCGATTTCGTGCTGCCCAACTCCTCGCGTCAGGCGGAATGTATTCGGCTGGCCCTCAATCGGGCGGGATTGGAACCCTCCGATATTGATATTCTGAGCAGTCATGCCACCGCCACCCACCAGGGAGATATCGAGGAAGCCAAGGCACTCGCTTCTGTGTTTGGAGATTGCCCGAATCTGGCGATTAACAACACCAAGAGCTTTATCGGCCATGCGATGGGCGCTGCGGGGGCTCTGGAACTGCTGGGGAACCTGCCCGCCTTTGATGATGGCATCGCGCATGCGACTTTGAATCTGGATGAGCTTGATCCGGAGTGTAAGTTGTCGCAGATCGTCGCCAACGAACCACGGCAGATGGAACAGGTTGAGTGCATTCTGAATAACTCCTTCGGGATGCTGGGAATCAATTCAGTTCTGATCGTGAAAAAGTACGCTACCTGA
- a CDS encoding phytoene desaturase family protein gives MTYDSIIIGAGLSGLAAGIRLAYYGKQVCILERHTTIGGLNSFYRLRGRNHDVGLHAVTNYSPPGGKRGPLNKILRQLRFQWDDFDLSPQCGSSVVFPGHTLRFNNQFDYFEAQIAEQFPSQIDGFRRLVADIDSHNIGDLGQTWISARKRMAEQISDPLLINMLLCPLMFYGSPSEHDMDFNQFVIMFRSIYQEGFARPYKGVRLILKNLVRKFKELGGELKLRAGVQQLLTDGQQVNGVMLDDGQILQAKNVLSSAGSAETLKLCGADVTADERFTPGEISFVETISVLDQQPAEFGHEETIVFYNESEDFYYEQSKEPVDVRSGIICSPNNFEYDQPLEEGSIRITALANPDYWMNLPEDKYVAEKKYWYDQILESSMRYIPDFRPHVIDVDTFTPRTIKKFTGHINGCVYGAPQKILDGTTPFDNLFLCGTDQGFLGIIGSMLSGISIANLHLLNAK, from the coding sequence ATGACCTACGATTCGATTATTATTGGTGCCGGCCTTTCCGGGCTGGCTGCAGGAATCCGACTGGCGTACTATGGGAAGCAGGTGTGCATCCTCGAACGGCACACCACCATTGGCGGATTGAACTCCTTCTATCGCCTGCGCGGTCGCAATCATGATGTCGGTCTGCATGCCGTCACCAACTATTCGCCTCCAGGCGGAAAACGGGGCCCCCTGAATAAGATTCTCAGGCAGCTCCGTTTTCAGTGGGATGACTTCGACCTCAGCCCCCAATGTGGCTCTTCGGTCGTGTTCCCCGGTCATACTCTGCGGTTCAATAATCAGTTCGATTATTTCGAAGCCCAGATCGCCGAACAGTTTCCCAGCCAGATCGACGGCTTCCGACGACTCGTTGCTGACATCGACTCTCACAACATCGGCGATCTCGGACAGACCTGGATCTCGGCCCGCAAACGTATGGCGGAACAGATTTCCGATCCGCTGCTGATCAACATGTTGCTCTGCCCGCTGATGTTTTACGGCAGTCCCTCGGAGCACGATATGGACTTTAACCAGTTCGTGATCATGTTCCGCAGCATCTATCAGGAAGGCTTTGCCCGCCCCTACAAAGGGGTGCGGCTGATTCTCAAAAACCTCGTTCGCAAATTCAAAGAACTCGGTGGTGAACTCAAGCTCCGCGCCGGTGTCCAGCAACTGCTTACCGACGGTCAGCAGGTGAACGGCGTCATGCTCGATGACGGGCAGATCCTCCAGGCTAAAAACGTGCTTTCCTCGGCTGGATCCGCGGAAACACTCAAGCTCTGTGGCGCTGATGTCACTGCAGATGAACGTTTTACGCCGGGTGAAATTTCGTTCGTCGAAACGATCTCCGTGCTCGATCAACAGCCGGCGGAATTCGGACACGAGGAGACGATTGTCTTCTACAATGAATCGGAAGACTTCTACTACGAGCAGTCCAAAGAACCGGTCGACGTCCGTAGCGGAATTATCTGCTCGCCTAATAATTTCGAGTACGATCAGCCACTCGAAGAGGGCTCGATCCGCATCACGGCTCTCGCAAATCCCGATTACTGGATGAATCTCCCCGAAGACAAGTACGTCGCCGAGAAGAAATACTGGTACGATCAGATTCTTGAGTCCTCGATGCGTTACATCCCCGACTTCCGCCCGCACGTTATTGATGTGGACACGTTCACACCCCGCACCATTAAGAAATTCACCGGGCATATCAATGGGTGTGTGTACGGGGCGCCTCAGAAAATCCTGGATGGTACCACCCCCTTCGATAATCTCTTTCTGTGTGGCACCGATCAGGGCTTCCTCGGCATCATCGGTTCGATGCTCTCCGGGATCAGCATTGCTAACCTGCACCTGCTGAACGCGAAGTGA